One genomic region from Thermoplasmata archaeon encodes:
- a CDS encoding methionine adenosyltransferase: MARNILVNKSELLPIEQQEFEIVERKGLGHPDSIADGIAESVSRALCKMYIERYGRILHHNTDECEVVGGQSAPKFGGGVILEPVYILLVGRATTEVNGERLPYRTVAIKAAAEYLKKVCRHLDVEADITFDCRIGKGSVDLRAVYDTQRQLANDTSFGVGFAPLSETEKITLEIEKYMNGKLKRTMPEIGEDIKVMSYRQGDKINVTVAVAMVDSEIPNKEHYINTIAELREVLKKYASRFTKREVNISVNTADNYDENIFYLTVTGLSMENGDDGSVGRGNRANGLITPCRFMSLEASAGKNPVTHVGKLYNLLATDIAKEIVKANQDTVADAYVRILSQIGKPIDEPQIATVSLVMKDAKKFASVEKEARNIADEKLKNISRMTEKIYRGEYTVF, encoded by the coding sequence ATGGCAAGAAACATCCTGGTAAACAAGTCAGAACTTCTTCCGATAGAGCAGCAGGAATTTGAGATTGTAGAACGAAAAGGTTTAGGACATCCAGACAGTATTGCAGATGGAATTGCAGAGAGTGTAAGCCGAGCCCTCTGCAAAATGTATATAGAGAGGTATGGCAGAATCCTTCATCATAATACGGATGAATGTGAGGTGGTAGGAGGTCAAAGCGCGCCTAAATTCGGTGGTGGTGTAATTCTGGAGCCAGTTTACATTCTCTTAGTCGGTCGGGCAACGACGGAAGTGAATGGGGAACGACTGCCCTATCGCACAGTGGCAATAAAGGCGGCAGCGGAGTATCTAAAGAAAGTGTGCAGGCATTTGGATGTTGAAGCAGATATCACATTCGATTGCAGGATTGGAAAGGGCTCTGTTGACCTTCGTGCAGTTTATGATACACAACGACAGCTTGCAAATGATACGTCTTTTGGTGTTGGTTTTGCACCCCTCAGCGAAACTGAGAAGATAACACTGGAGATTGAGAAATACATGAATGGTAAGTTAAAACGGACGATGCCAGAGATAGGAGAAGACATAAAGGTAATGAGTTACCGACAAGGAGACAAAATCAATGTGACTGTTGCTGTGGCAATGGTTGATTCTGAAATCCCAAACAAGGAGCATTACATCAACACGATAGCAGAGCTGCGCGAAGTACTGAAGAAATACGCCTCAAGATTTACAAAACGTGAGGTGAACATCTCAGTTAATACTGCAGATAACTACGATGAAAACATTTTCTACTTAACAGTGACAGGGCTTTCAATGGAAAATGGTGATGACGGCTCTGTGGGTAGGGGTAATAGAGCAAATGGTTTAATCACTCCATGTAGGTTTATGAGCTTAGAAGCGAGCGCAGGCAAGAATCCTGTTACTCATGTTGGAAAGCTCTACAACCTTCTTGCCACAGACATTGCGAAGGAGATTGTGAAGGCGAATCAAGACACAGTGGCAGACGCATATGTGCGAATTCTCTCGCAGATAGGAAAGCCAATTGACGAGCCCCAGATTGCTACTGTTTCTCTAGTTATGAAAGATGCTAAGAAGTTTGCAAGTGTGGAGAAGGAAGCGAGGAACATTGCTGACGAGAAGCTGAAGAACATCAGTAGGATGACTGAAAAGATTTACAGAGGAGAATACACTGTATTCTAA
- a CDS encoding ATPase domain-containing protein, with protein MNRVQTGIQGFDELISGGFPEGSINIISGPAGAAKSLFALHFIINGAERYNENGVYFTVEESADSLIKTARIFGFPIDRLIEEKRVFIIDLGQLKEGNEAGLEEMEKREMINFDTIKNFLTNFIGAAGIKRVVLDSLNGVAIYYKTSEQLRAEIFRFMRFLRAKGVTSVIVSESLVRSGEDTKSGIETFIGDSIIAMGLEKFEGEYRRTITVVKMRHTRHDTATHPFLIGENGIEVASEMNL; from the coding sequence ATGAACCGAGTCCAAACTGGCATTCAGGGATTTGACGAACTCATAAGTGGAGGTTTTCCAGAAGGCAGTATCAACATAATTTCCGGGCCTGCAGGTGCGGCAAAAAGTTTGTTTGCTCTCCACTTCATAATCAATGGTGCCGAAAGGTACAATGAGAACGGTGTATATTTCACAGTGGAGGAATCAGCAGACAGTTTGATAAAAACAGCTAGGATCTTTGGCTTTCCAATTGATCGTCTCATTGAGGAGAAAAGAGTGTTTATCATTGACCTTGGACAGCTTAAGGAAGGAAACGAAGCCGGTTTGGAAGAAATGGAAAAGCGGGAAATGATAAATTTTGACACAATCAAAAACTTTCTTACAAATTTTATAGGAGCAGCTGGAATAAAGCGAGTGGTGCTAGATTCTCTGAATGGTGTGGCAATTTACTACAAAACAAGTGAACAACTTCGTGCGGAGATTTTCAGGTTCATGCGGTTTTTGAGAGCAAAAGGTGTGACCTCTGTGATAGTGTCAGAATCCCTTGTGAGGAGTGGTGAGGACACGAAATCAGGGATAGAGACGTTCATTGGAGATTCTATCATTGCTATGGGACTGGAGAAATTTGAGGGCGAGTACAGGAGGACAATTACGGTTGTGAAGATGAGACACACAAGGCACGATACAGCAACCCATCCATTTCTCATAGGTGAAAATGGAATTGAAGTAGCATCAGAAATGAACCTATAA
- a CDS encoding mRNA surveillance protein pelota encodes MLSQNLKEGAIKLIPETEDDLWYLSQIIEEEDFVKGLTFRRMEVRDDALRAESGEKKPVVLGIRVKNVELKEFGDVLRVTGIIETGEQGLGSHHTINVEPGKDILIVKKEWSEGTKKLLQEALSAKRVEVVFVAMDDASALIATLTERGIRPIAEIGSQISGKDYEGKKEQEKGSFYEEVLEALSRVVEPSTVIALLGPGFWKEEFYAFLKEKARDLGARTTVLNASNAGIAGINEVLKKEVNIKGLSEAKVKLETEYVEKFFAEIAKNGNVAYGVNEVGYAVEIGAAEVLLIITTLLRKKEFEKILKDAQATRCKIVAVSPEHEAGRRFSAVGGIGAFLRYKIEK; translated from the coding sequence GTGTTATCGCAAAACCTGAAGGAAGGGGCAATAAAACTAATACCAGAAACAGAAGATGACCTCTGGTATCTTTCTCAAATCATTGAAGAGGAGGATTTTGTTAAAGGACTGACCTTCAGGAGGATGGAAGTAAGGGACGATGCGTTAAGAGCAGAGAGTGGAGAGAAAAAGCCAGTTGTGCTTGGCATTCGCGTGAAAAATGTAGAATTGAAGGAGTTCGGTGATGTTCTGCGTGTTACAGGTATAATTGAAACAGGCGAGCAGGGACTCGGGAGTCACCACACAATAAATGTTGAGCCAGGCAAAGACATTTTAATTGTTAAAAAAGAGTGGAGTGAGGGAACTAAAAAGCTTCTGCAGGAGGCACTGAGTGCCAAGCGTGTTGAGGTTGTTTTTGTGGCCATGGATGATGCGAGTGCGCTAATTGCTACACTTACTGAACGAGGCATCAGACCAATTGCAGAGATTGGTTCGCAGATTTCCGGTAAGGATTACGAAGGAAAAAAGGAACAAGAGAAAGGGAGTTTTTACGAGGAAGTGCTTGAAGCCCTGAGTAGAGTTGTAGAGCCAAGCACGGTAATAGCGCTTTTAGGGCCTGGATTCTGGAAAGAAGAATTTTATGCGTTTTTAAAGGAGAAAGCAAGAGATTTGGGAGCAAGAACCACGGTGCTCAATGCCTCAAATGCAGGGATTGCTGGCATAAATGAGGTTTTGAAGAAGGAAGTAAACATAAAGGGATTGAGTGAGGCAAAGGTTAAGTTGGAAACAGAGTATGTGGAAAAATTTTTTGCAGAGATTGCGAAAAACGGTAATGTAGCATATGGTGTCAACGAAGTTGGCTATGCTGTGGAAATTGGTGCTGCGGAAGTGCTGCTAATTATTACAACCTTACTTCGTAAAAAGGAATTTGAAAAGATTTTAAAGGATGCCCAAGCAACGAGATGCAAAATTGTAGCAGTAAGTCCAGAGCATGAGGCAGGTAGGAGATTCAGTGCAGTTGGGGGAATTGGGGCCTTCTTAAGATATAAAATAGAAAAATAG
- a CDS encoding aminotransferase class V-fold PLP-dependent enzyme, translating to MLPDLSRDFPVLKRKINGKRIIYLDSACMALKPKQVIEALLNYYQNFPACGGRSVHTLSLEVGALVEESRKKIANFLGVTPEEIVFTKNATEGINLIAHALELRKGDVVLTTDKEHNSNLVPWLTLKKRKGIKHMVVKSKPDNTFDLDAYSEVLDKQNVKLVSSVHTSNLDGVTTPAEKIVAEAHKHGALVLLDAAQSAPHRELNLKRIGADFAVCSLHKMLGPTGVGVLYVNSRQFEKLEPFITGGETVANTTYNNVEFLPPPARFEAGLQNYAGIIGSGAAIDYLNKIGMRKIEKHEIELNKIVSDELLKLKEISVIGPESAELRGGIFSFNIRGWYPHDVGILLDEVENIMVRTGKLCVHSWFNARKIDGCIRASFYLYNTEEDAKKFVECVSEIARK from the coding sequence ATGCTCCCTGATTTGAGTCGCGATTTTCCAGTTTTGAAGAGAAAAATTAACGGAAAGAGAATAATCTACCTGGATAGTGCTTGCATGGCTCTGAAACCAAAGCAGGTAATCGAGGCATTGTTGAACTATTATCAAAATTTTCCTGCTTGTGGTGGAAGAAGTGTACATACACTTTCCTTGGAGGTCGGAGCACTCGTGGAAGAATCAAGAAAGAAAATTGCTAATTTTTTAGGTGTCACTCCAGAGGAAATAGTTTTCACAAAAAATGCCACCGAGGGAATAAACCTTATTGCCCATGCCCTCGAGCTTAGAAAGGGAGATGTAGTTCTCACTACGGACAAGGAGCACAATTCAAATCTTGTGCCATGGCTCACGTTGAAAAAGAGGAAAGGCATAAAGCATATGGTGGTCAAAAGTAAGCCAGACAATACATTTGACCTGGATGCCTATTCTGAAGTGCTAGACAAACAAAATGTCAAGCTTGTAAGTTCTGTGCACACTTCAAATCTGGATGGTGTGACAACTCCTGCAGAAAAGATTGTAGCAGAGGCCCATAAACATGGTGCATTAGTGCTGCTCGACGCCGCCCAGAGTGCTCCACACAGGGAACTCAACCTCAAGAGAATTGGTGCGGATTTTGCAGTTTGTTCTCTCCATAAGATGCTTGGCCCAACTGGTGTAGGTGTGCTTTATGTGAATTCAAGGCAGTTTGAAAAACTCGAACCCTTTATTACAGGTGGAGAAACGGTTGCGAACACCACATACAACAACGTTGAGTTTCTGCCTCCTCCAGCTAGATTCGAGGCGGGACTGCAGAACTATGCTGGGATTATAGGAAGTGGGGCTGCAATTGATTACCTTAATAAGATTGGAATGAGAAAAATCGAAAAACATGAGATTGAGTTGAACAAAATTGTGAGTGATGAACTCTTAAAATTGAAGGAAATCTCTGTGATTGGCCCTGAATCTGCAGAATTGAGAGGTGGTATCTTTTCATTTAACATCAGGGGCTGGTATCCACATGATGTGGGGATTTTACTGGATGAGGTTGAGAACATCATGGTGAGAACCGGAAAATTATGCGTTCATTCTTGGTTTAATGCAAGAAAAATTGATGGTTGCATCAGAGCTTCGTTTTACCTCTATAATACAGAGGAAGATGCAAAGAAGTTCGTTGAGTGTGTAAGTGAAATTGCCAGAAAGTAA
- a CDS encoding epoxyqueuosine reductase QueH, whose product MLLLHICCAPCFTYVRKVLREKNIEFTGYFYNPNINPLEEFLLRAETLKKFASQMGDKVIFNFSYPYRDYIARFLALENEGKIRCSACYEGRLRTAAKFAKKHDYRAFSTTLLLSPYQKHELLVETGKRIADEEGLDFYYEDFRPGFKESIELAKNYNLYRQNYCGCIFSEYERHEKKLKRLENAP is encoded by the coding sequence ATGCTTCTCCTCCACATCTGCTGTGCTCCCTGCTTTACCTATGTGCGAAAAGTACTCAGGGAAAAGAACATTGAGTTTACAGGGTACTTTTACAATCCCAACATCAATCCTCTAGAAGAATTTTTGTTGAGGGCTGAAACTTTGAAAAAATTTGCTTCTCAGATGGGAGATAAAGTAATTTTTAATTTCAGCTATCCCTACAGGGACTACATTGCCAGATTCCTTGCCCTTGAGAATGAGGGGAAGATTAGATGCAGTGCCTGTTATGAAGGAAGATTGAGAACAGCTGCAAAATTTGCGAAAAAACATGATTACAGAGCGTTTAGCACCACTCTATTACTCTCGCCTTATCAAAAACATGAGTTGCTAGTTGAGACTGGAAAACGAATTGCAGACGAAGAGGGCTTAGACTTTTACTATGAGGATTTTCGCCCCGGCTTTAAGGAAAGCATCGAGCTTGCTAAGAACTATAATTTATATCGCCAGAACTACTGCGGGTGCATTTTCAGCGAGTATGAAAGACATGAGAAAAAGCTGAAGAGGTTAGAGAATGCTCCCTGA
- a CDS encoding ABC transporter ATP-binding protein, translating into MILDCKRVSKKYEEKLVLSSISLCLKKGEILSVIGPSGSGKTTLVRILATLEKPDTGEVRLLEKVIKSENDLYAVRKNIGYVQQKPVLLTGTVYDNIAIPLLIRNFEKEEIKKKVFDVAKMLGITDILNKNVRKISGGEAQRVAFARAVIGEPQILFLDEFTANLDYKNVALLEQQVREFVKRGGSVLMVSHNLLQVRRLANRVAILIDGKIEEQGDTKKVIENPETELAKQFVSGEMPW; encoded by the coding sequence ATGATTCTTGATTGCAAAAGGGTCTCCAAAAAGTATGAGGAAAAACTAGTGCTTTCATCAATCTCACTATGTCTAAAGAAAGGAGAGATTCTCTCTGTAATTGGTCCCAGCGGCTCGGGTAAAACTACATTAGTAAGGATTCTCGCCACACTTGAAAAGCCAGATACAGGAGAAGTAAGACTATTGGAAAAGGTTATCAAATCCGAAAACGATTTGTATGCTGTACGAAAAAATATAGGATATGTGCAGCAGAAGCCAGTTTTGCTAACAGGCACAGTTTACGATAATATCGCAATACCTCTGTTAATCAGAAATTTTGAAAAGGAAGAGATTAAAAAAAAGGTCTTTGACGTGGCAAAAATGCTGGGCATAACTGATATCCTGAATAAGAATGTGCGAAAAATTTCTGGGGGTGAAGCCCAACGGGTGGCCTTTGCAAGGGCTGTTATCGGAGAGCCACAAATTCTTTTCCTTGATGAATTCACTGCTAATCTGGACTACAAAAATGTAGCTCTGCTGGAACAACAAGTGAGAGAGTTTGTCAAACGTGGCGGGAGTGTACTGATGGTTTCCCATAATCTCTTGCAAGTAAGACGACTAGCAAATAGAGTAGCAATTCTCATCGATGGAAAAATCGAAGAGCAGGGAGATACAAAAAAGGTTATTGAAAACCCAGAGACGGAACTAGCAAAACAATTTGTTTCTGGAGAGATGCCATGGTAG
- a CDS encoding ABC transporter permease, with translation MWESVWGDTLRSILVSGCATLLASAGGIPLGVYLGIKKIRGKSALKTVIYTFYGFPPVVMGLLVYLLLSSSGPLGFLHMLFTLPAMILAEFLLAFPLILGITMMTVASIPVEISDAINVLGGSKWQNLYLHLREARNGILAAVMVGFGSAISEVGAAMIVGGNIEGYTSVLTTSVMVSTRTGNFELAIWLSLVLLLVCLTIYAILAKLEGDR, from the coding sequence ACGCTTCGTTCCATCCTCGTTTCTGGTTGTGCTACTCTCCTTGCCTCTGCAGGTGGCATTCCTCTTGGTGTGTATTTAGGAATTAAAAAGATCCGTGGAAAATCCGCACTTAAAACTGTGATCTACACCTTTTACGGTTTTCCACCAGTAGTTATGGGTTTGCTTGTGTATCTCCTACTCTCTTCCTCTGGACCACTTGGCTTCCTCCACATGCTCTTCACACTTCCCGCAATGATTTTAGCGGAGTTTTTGCTTGCATTTCCATTGATTTTAGGTATAACAATGATGACAGTGGCTTCAATACCTGTTGAAATATCTGATGCAATCAATGTGCTTGGCGGTAGCAAATGGCAGAACCTCTATTTGCACTTGCGAGAGGCAAGAAATGGAATTCTAGCTGCAGTAATGGTAGGATTTGGTTCAGCAATAAGTGAAGTTGGTGCAGCAATGATTGTCGGAGGAAATATTGAGGGCTACACAAGTGTACTCACCACATCTGTAATGGTCTCGACTAGAACTGGAAATTTTGAGCTTGCCATCTGGCTTTCGCTCGTACTCCTACTTGTCTGTCTTACAATTTATGCGATACTTGCAAAGCTGGAGGGAGACAGATGA